A single window of Chitinophaga sp. XS-30 DNA harbors:
- a CDS encoding MarR family winged helix-turn-helix transcriptional regulator: protein MAKESTFNPEYQAANTASKVVAALERLSEAFRVLLWQEAKQHGISPIQVQILTFLLHYPEKVRTVTHLATYFNMTKATVSDAIKTLESKALLNRKEVKKDNRSHTLHLTREGRSLGKKVEKFANPMLDAVKNIPPGKQAELLEELLRLIKDLNEKLIITPQRMCFNCRFYEMKRGGHYCNLVQSPLKSSDLRVECPEFDVAVLKK from the coding sequence ATGGCAAAGGAATCTACCTTTAACCCTGAATACCAGGCTGCTAATACTGCCAGCAAAGTGGTGGCTGCGCTGGAGCGGCTGTCCGAAGCTTTTCGGGTATTGCTATGGCAGGAGGCCAAGCAGCATGGTATCAGCCCCATACAGGTACAGATCCTTACTTTTCTGCTTCACTACCCGGAAAAAGTACGCACGGTCACCCATCTTGCCACTTACTTTAATATGACAAAGGCTACCGTCAGCGATGCTATCAAAACACTGGAATCCAAAGCGCTGTTAAACAGGAAAGAAGTAAAAAAGGATAACCGCAGTCATACTTTGCATCTCACGCGGGAAGGGCGAAGTCTTGGTAAAAAAGTGGAAAAATTCGCCAATCCCATGCTGGATGCGGTGAAAAATATACCGCCGGGGAAACAGGCGGAGCTGCTGGAAGAATTGCTGCGGCTGATCAAGGACCTCAATGAAAAGCTGATCATCACCCCACAGCGGATGTGTTTCAACTGCCGTTTTTATGAGATGAAGCGCGGCGGTCACTATTGCAACCTCGTACAGTCACCGCTTAAATCCTCCGACCTCCGGGTAGAATGCCCCGAGTTCGATGTGGCGGTACTCAAAAAATAA